Proteins encoded in a region of the Streptomyces sp. NBC_00513 genome:
- a CDS encoding cation diffusion facilitator family transporter encodes MTRSAGTAAERDGETRITVWVALGANLVICVAKGVGGVIAGSPALLSEAAHSVADSLNEVFLLASVKRSRRPADKRHPFGYGKERFFWSLLAAVGIFVTGGCFSVFQGIEAFRSGGSESHKGYVIGLIVLFAALLAEGASLVRAVRQVRGEAREAGRSTTEEIRQVRDPALRTVLAEDSTACAGVVLAMIGMALHMVTGEVAYEAWASILIGVLLVYVAYTLGKGARAQLIGEAADPAMQSEVRALLRRQPEIDSVTALLTMQLGPDSVLLAAGIDLTAGYDSETVEDAMVRIRDELKARWPELDQVFLDVTDAAAARRAAGREEAEHPAGA; translated from the coding sequence ATGACACGGTCCGCCGGGACGGCGGCCGAACGCGACGGCGAAACCCGCATCACGGTGTGGGTGGCCCTCGGCGCGAACCTGGTCATCTGCGTGGCCAAGGGCGTCGGCGGCGTCATCGCCGGATCCCCGGCCCTGCTGTCCGAGGCGGCGCACTCCGTGGCCGACAGCCTCAACGAGGTCTTCCTGCTCGCGTCGGTCAAACGCAGCAGGCGCCCGGCCGACAAGCGCCACCCGTTCGGCTACGGCAAGGAACGCTTCTTCTGGTCCCTGCTCGCGGCCGTGGGCATCTTCGTCACCGGCGGCTGCTTCTCGGTCTTCCAGGGCATCGAGGCCTTCCGGTCCGGCGGCTCCGAATCGCACAAGGGCTACGTCATCGGCCTGATCGTGCTCTTCGCGGCGCTGCTCGCCGAAGGGGCCTCGCTCGTCCGCGCCGTACGCCAGGTGCGCGGCGAAGCCCGCGAGGCCGGGCGCAGCACGACCGAGGAGATCCGCCAGGTAAGGGATCCGGCCCTGCGCACCGTCCTGGCCGAGGACAGCACGGCCTGCGCCGGTGTCGTCCTCGCCATGATCGGCATGGCACTCCACATGGTGACCGGTGAGGTGGCGTACGAGGCGTGGGCCTCCATCCTGATCGGTGTGCTCCTCGTCTACGTGGCCTACACCCTGGGCAAGGGGGCCCGGGCCCAACTGATCGGCGAGGCGGCCGATCCCGCCATGCAGAGCGAGGTACGGGCCCTGCTGCGGCGGCAGCCCGAGATCGACTCCGTCACGGCGCTGCTCACCATGCAGCTCGGGCCGGATTCGGTGCTGCTGGCCGCCGGGATCGACCTGACGGCCGGATACGACAGTGAGACCGTCGAGGACGCGATGGTCCGCATCCGGGACGAGCTGAAGGCACGGTGGCCCGAGTTGGACCAGGTGTTCCTCGACGTCACCGACGCCGCGGCGGCCCGCCGCGCGGCCGGGCGCGAGGAAGCGGAACACCCGGCGGGCGCGTGA
- a CDS encoding type 1 glutamine amidotransferase domain-containing protein, translating into MRIAFLTAPEGVEEVELTEPWKAALEAGWNPQLVSTEPGQVQAFDHLDKAGRFTVDHVLAGDTSDAFDALVLPGGVANPDALRMNERAVGFIRSFFDAGKPVAAICHAPWTLVEAEVVRGRTLTSWPSLATDIRNAGGTWVDEEVHVCHAAPGTLVTSRKPDDLDAFCAAFVKEFAA; encoded by the coding sequence GTGCGCATCGCATTCCTGACCGCGCCCGAAGGCGTCGAGGAAGTCGAACTGACCGAGCCGTGGAAGGCCGCCCTGGAAGCAGGCTGGAACCCCCAACTCGTCTCGACGGAACCGGGACAGGTGCAGGCCTTCGACCACCTCGACAAGGCCGGCAGGTTCACCGTGGACCACGTGCTCGCGGGTGACACCTCGGACGCCTTCGACGCACTCGTACTGCCCGGCGGCGTCGCCAACCCGGACGCGCTGCGGATGAACGAGCGCGCCGTCGGGTTCATCAGGAGCTTCTTCGACGCGGGCAAGCCCGTCGCCGCGATCTGCCACGCCCCCTGGACGCTGGTGGAGGCCGAGGTCGTACGCGGTCGCACCCTCACCTCGTGGCCCAGTCTCGCCACCGACATCCGCAACGCGGGCGGCACCTGGGTGGACGAAGAGGTCCACGTCTGCCACGCGGCCCCCGGCACGCTGGTGACCAGCCGCAAGCCCGACGACCTGGACGCCTTCTGCGCCGCCTTCGTCAAGGAGTTCGCCGCCTGA